The following are encoded in a window of Arthrobacter sp. OAP107 genomic DNA:
- a CDS encoding ammonium transporter, with product MELTAGLVWLLVASALVLFMTPGLAFFYGGMTRAKAALNMMMMSFVAIGTVGIMWVLWGASMATSNEDNFFQIFANPFSHFGLHNFTDPADLLKVGYAATFAIITVALISGAVADRAKFSAWTIFTPIWATLVYAPMAYMVWGGGLFSKDGWFGQTFAPVIDFAGGTVVHINAGVAGLILVLIIGNRRGFGKDPNHRPHNIPFVMLGAAILWFGWFGFNAGAAATVEQAGLIWINTLAAPAAAMLGWLAVERYRDGHPTSLGAASGVVAGLVAITPACANVSPLGAIGLGVVAGIASALAVGLKFKLGYDDSLDVVGVHLVSGVVGTVAIGFLATPTQGAAGLFYGGGATQLVAQLLAAALSITFTSVMTFVIAYPIHKLMGFRVSQEQEVVGVDLSLHAETAYEFGVGGHGGSFQPLHELITGSANDGKKTDDKKTEAATGKESVGA from the coding sequence ATGGAACTCACTGCAGGTCTCGTTTGGCTCCTGGTCGCATCAGCGCTCGTGCTGTTCATGACCCCGGGCCTGGCATTCTTCTACGGCGGCATGACCCGTGCGAAAGCCGCCCTGAACATGATGATGATGAGCTTCGTCGCCATCGGCACCGTAGGCATCATGTGGGTCCTGTGGGGTGCTTCCATGGCTACGAGCAACGAAGACAACTTCTTCCAGATCTTCGCGAATCCTTTCAGCCACTTCGGCCTGCACAACTTCACCGACCCGGCGGACCTGCTGAAGGTTGGCTACGCCGCCACCTTCGCCATCATCACCGTGGCGCTTATCTCCGGAGCCGTCGCTGACCGCGCCAAATTCTCGGCCTGGACCATCTTCACCCCAATCTGGGCCACGCTGGTCTACGCGCCCATGGCCTACATGGTCTGGGGCGGGGGACTCTTCTCCAAGGATGGCTGGTTCGGCCAGACTTTCGCTCCTGTCATTGACTTCGCCGGCGGCACAGTCGTCCACATCAACGCCGGCGTCGCCGGCCTCATCCTGGTCCTGATCATCGGCAACCGCAGGGGCTTCGGCAAGGACCCGAACCACCGCCCGCACAACATCCCGTTCGTCATGCTCGGTGCGGCCATCCTCTGGTTCGGGTGGTTTGGTTTCAACGCCGGGGCAGCGGCGACTGTTGAACAGGCTGGTCTCATCTGGATCAACACCCTCGCGGCCCCCGCAGCAGCAATGCTTGGCTGGCTCGCTGTCGAGCGTTACCGCGACGGTCACCCCACCTCTCTTGGTGCAGCATCAGGCGTCGTGGCCGGTCTGGTCGCCATCACCCCCGCCTGTGCCAACGTCTCGCCGCTGGGGGCCATTGGCCTCGGCGTGGTGGCAGGCATCGCCTCTGCCCTGGCCGTCGGACTGAAGTTCAAGCTGGGCTACGACGACTCCCTGGACGTCGTCGGCGTTCACCTTGTCTCCGGCGTCGTCGGTACCGTGGCGATTGGATTCCTCGCGACCCCGACCCAGGGCGCGGCAGGCCTCTTCTACGGCGGCGGCGCCACCCAGCTGGTCGCCCAGCTGTTGGCAGCAGCCCTGTCCATCACGTTCACCTCGGTCATGACCTTCGTCATCGCCTACCCCATCCACAAGCTCATGGGCTTCCGGGTCTCCCAGGAACAGGAAGTGGTTGGTGTGGACCTCAGCCTGCACGCCGAAACCGCATACGAGTTCGGCGTCGGCGGCCACGGCGGCAGCTTCCAGCCCCTGCATGAGCTGATCACCGGTAGTGCAAACGACGGCAAGAAGACGGACGATAAGAAGACAGAAGCAGCAACAGGTAAGGAAAGCGTGGGGGCATGA
- a CDS encoding P-II family nitrogen regulator yields the protein MKLITAIVRPEKLESIREGLEAYGVQGLTVSAASGYGRQRGYTEVYRGAEYNVDLLPKIRVEVLATDEQADDILDVIIASSNTGRAGDGKVWTVDVFEAVRVRTGERGVAAI from the coding sequence ATGAAACTGATTACAGCAATCGTTCGTCCGGAAAAGCTCGAATCGATCCGCGAAGGCCTGGAGGCCTACGGTGTCCAGGGCCTGACGGTCAGCGCGGCCAGCGGCTACGGCCGGCAGCGCGGCTACACCGAGGTCTACCGCGGCGCCGAGTACAACGTGGATTTGCTGCCCAAGATCCGCGTCGAGGTGCTGGCTACCGACGAACAGGCTGACGACATCCTGGATGTCATCATCGCCAGCTCCAACACGGGCCGCGCCGGCGACGGCAAAGTCTGGACGGTCGATGTCTTCGAAGCAGTCCGGGTGCGGACGGGTGAACGCGGAGTAGCCGCCATCTAG
- a CDS encoding glucose-6-phosphate dehydrogenase, which produces MTSQTTVKTLLILGASGDLTGRLLLPGLARLVGSGRAAGLRLVGAGSDPWSPEQWKERVHKAFDAAAENASEPGKDALAAMANSTEYHQADVTADGPLAQLLADLEGPVAVYFALPPQVSQKACEILRPEQVPTGTRLVMEKPFGSGEESARELNRTLLSLVPEDHVHRVDHFLGKATVLNILGLRFANNFLEPVWSRDHIAKVEIVFDEDLALEGRARYYDGAGALRDMIQSHLLQIMALLAIEPPATIGERDLRDAIAAVLRASSVKPPYTDSTRRARYLAGSLGGKDVPDYTAEEGVDPDRNTETLAEVHVNIDNWRWKGVPFILRSGKALGDKRKEAVVTFRPVPHLPAGFTGRDTPNTLRIGFGPDTLELDVDVNGPGDIFSLDRAALVAELNASELLPYGEVLEGVLTGDPLLSVRGDTAEECWRIVEPVLAAWAAGKVPLEEYRAGSDGPAPN; this is translated from the coding sequence GTGACGAGCCAAACGACCGTAAAGACCCTGCTCATTCTCGGTGCCTCCGGCGACCTTACCGGCCGGCTCCTCCTCCCCGGCCTGGCACGGCTGGTGGGCTCAGGCCGCGCCGCCGGCCTGAGGCTCGTCGGGGCCGGTTCGGATCCGTGGTCGCCGGAGCAGTGGAAGGAACGCGTGCACAAGGCCTTCGACGCCGCCGCCGAGAATGCCTCGGAGCCCGGCAAGGACGCCCTGGCAGCGATGGCGAATTCCACGGAATACCATCAGGCGGACGTCACCGCGGACGGCCCGCTCGCGCAGCTCCTGGCCGACCTCGAGGGCCCGGTTGCCGTCTACTTCGCCCTGCCTCCGCAGGTGAGCCAGAAGGCCTGCGAAATCCTGCGCCCGGAGCAGGTCCCCACCGGCACGCGCCTGGTGATGGAGAAACCTTTCGGCTCCGGCGAGGAGTCCGCCCGTGAACTCAACCGGACCCTCCTGTCCCTGGTTCCTGAGGACCACGTCCACCGGGTGGACCACTTCCTGGGCAAGGCCACCGTCCTGAATATCCTCGGGCTGCGGTTCGCCAACAATTTCCTGGAGCCGGTCTGGAGCCGCGACCACATCGCCAAGGTGGAAATCGTCTTCGACGAGGACCTGGCCCTGGAGGGACGCGCCCGCTACTACGACGGCGCGGGCGCCCTGCGCGACATGATCCAGAGCCATCTGCTGCAGATCATGGCGCTGCTGGCCATCGAGCCCCCCGCCACCATCGGCGAGCGCGACCTCCGCGACGCCATCGCCGCCGTCCTGCGGGCCAGCAGCGTCAAGCCGCCCTACACGGACAGCACCCGGCGGGCGCGCTACCTCGCGGGAAGCCTCGGCGGCAAGGACGTCCCCGATTACACCGCGGAGGAGGGCGTGGATCCGGACCGGAACACCGAGACCCTGGCCGAGGTGCACGTGAATATCGACAACTGGCGCTGGAAAGGCGTGCCGTTCATCCTGCGCTCCGGCAAGGCCTTGGGCGACAAGCGGAAGGAGGCCGTGGTCACCTTCCGCCCGGTTCCGCACCTCCCCGCCGGCTTCACCGGAAGGGACACCCCCAACACGCTCCGCATTGGCTTCGGCCCGGACACGCTGGAGCTCGACGTCGACGTGAACGGCCCCGGGGACATCTTCAGTCTGGACCGCGCCGCACTCGTGGCCGAACTCAACGCGTCCGAGCTGCTCCCCTACGGCGAAGTCCTGGAGGGCGTCCTGACCGGTGATCCCCTGTTGTCCGTCAGGGGCGACACCGCGGAGGAGTGCTGGCGGATCGTGGAGCCCGTGCTGGCCGCCTGGGCAGCAGGGAAGGTTCCGTTGGAGGAATACCGGGCAGGCTCCGACGGCCCCGCGCCCAATTAG
- the ffh gene encoding signal recognition particle protein, whose amino-acid sequence MFNSLSDRLTATFKNLRGKGRLTEADVDATVREIRRALLDADVAVPVVREFTGQVRERALGAEVSGALNPSQQIVKIVNEELVEILGGETRRIRMAKTGPTIIMLAGLQGAGKTTLAGKLAKWMKAQGHSPILVACDLQRPNAVTQLQVVGQRAGVPVFAPHPGATSELAHPAGDPVAVARAGVDEARQKLHDVVIVDTAGRLGVDADMMEQARQIRRAIVPNEVLFVIDSMIGQDAVNTATAFDEGVNFTGIVLSKLDGDARGGAALSVSSVTGKPVMFASTGEGLDDFELFHPDRMASRILDMGDVLSLIEQAEKSWDKEEAARMAKKFADQEDFTLDDFLAQMQQIRKMGSMKKMLMMMPGAQNIRQQLEQFDEREIDRVEAIVRSMTPHERVAPKIINGSRRARIARGSGVHVSEVNGLLERFAQAQKMMKKMAQGGGMPGMPGMPGMGAGGARKGGKNAPKKKARSGNPAKAAQELREAEARRAAGAKAVPTGAAFGQQSGDFDPSQLNLPKGFDKFMGGK is encoded by the coding sequence GTGTTCAATTCACTCTCTGACCGGTTGACAGCAACCTTCAAGAATCTTCGCGGCAAGGGCCGCCTCACCGAGGCAGATGTCGACGCCACAGTCCGCGAGATCCGTCGCGCCCTGCTGGATGCCGATGTTGCCGTGCCTGTGGTCCGGGAATTCACCGGGCAGGTCCGTGAGCGTGCGCTGGGCGCCGAGGTCTCCGGGGCCCTGAACCCCAGCCAGCAGATCGTGAAGATCGTCAACGAGGAGCTTGTTGAGATCCTCGGCGGCGAGACGCGGCGCATCCGGATGGCCAAGACCGGCCCCACCATCATCATGCTCGCCGGCCTCCAGGGCGCCGGCAAGACCACCCTGGCCGGAAAGCTCGCCAAGTGGATGAAGGCGCAGGGCCACAGCCCCATCCTCGTCGCCTGTGACCTTCAGCGCCCCAACGCCGTGACACAGCTGCAGGTCGTGGGCCAGCGCGCCGGCGTTCCTGTCTTCGCGCCGCACCCGGGCGCCACTTCCGAGCTGGCCCACCCGGCGGGCGACCCTGTCGCCGTCGCACGCGCCGGCGTTGACGAAGCCCGCCAGAAGCTGCACGACGTCGTCATCGTGGACACCGCCGGCCGACTCGGCGTCGACGCCGACATGATGGAGCAGGCGCGCCAGATCCGCCGGGCCATCGTCCCCAACGAAGTCCTCTTCGTCATCGACTCCATGATCGGCCAGGACGCCGTCAACACGGCCACCGCGTTTGATGAAGGCGTGAACTTCACCGGCATCGTGCTGTCAAAGCTCGACGGCGACGCCCGCGGCGGTGCCGCGCTGTCCGTTTCGTCGGTCACCGGCAAGCCCGTGATGTTCGCGTCGACCGGCGAAGGCCTGGACGACTTCGAACTGTTCCACCCGGACCGGATGGCCTCGCGCATCCTGGACATGGGTGACGTCCTGTCCCTCATTGAGCAGGCTGAAAAGTCCTGGGACAAGGAAGAAGCCGCCCGGATGGCGAAGAAGTTCGCCGACCAGGAGGACTTCACGCTCGATGACTTCCTCGCGCAGATGCAGCAGATCCGCAAAATGGGCTCGATGAAGAAGATGCTGATGATGATGCCCGGTGCGCAGAACATCCGGCAGCAGCTGGAGCAGTTCGATGAGCGTGAGATCGACCGGGTGGAGGCCATCGTCCGCTCGATGACCCCGCACGAGCGGGTGGCGCCCAAGATCATCAACGGTTCCCGCCGGGCCCGCATCGCCCGCGGTTCAGGTGTGCACGTGTCTGAGGTCAACGGCCTGCTGGAACGCTTCGCCCAGGCCCAGAAGATGATGAAGAAGATGGCCCAGGGCGGCGGCATGCCGGGAATGCCCGGGATGCCCGGCATGGGGGCCGGCGGTGCCCGCAAGGGCGGCAAGAACGCGCCCAAGAAGAAGGCGCGTTCCGGCAATCCTGCCAAGGCAGCCCAGGAGCTCCGCGAAGCCGAGGCCAGGCGTGCTGCGGGGGCCAAGGCGGTACCCACGGGAGCAGCCTTCGGCCAGCAGTCGGGCGACTTCGATCCGTCCCAGCTGAACCTGCCTAAGGGCTTCGACAAGTTCATGGGCGGCAAATAG
- a CDS encoding alpha/beta hydrolase has translation MYKQRVVFVHGAGNFGSAAWPRQHGMALRYDALFLRRHGFDAEAEPLETDFAGDARIVLRSLADDGRGAAGGHVVAHSQGAIAAMMAAVERPDLVFSLTLVEPACLSLTADLPATAGHRALMEPLFEVRHQLGDDDYEREFLHRAFAADTPEPSTPEAKRAARRLRLQAPPWEAPLQIVPGVPTLVLTGGWEPLYEEIAGYLRETGALHRIAAGGHRPHDSPEGDRYIRSFIAEVSQRQQPRAS, from the coding sequence ATGTATAAGCAGCGCGTAGTGTTCGTCCACGGTGCCGGAAATTTCGGCTCCGCGGCGTGGCCTCGCCAGCACGGCATGGCCCTGCGGTACGACGCCCTGTTTCTGCGGCGCCACGGCTTTGACGCCGAGGCCGAACCGCTGGAGACCGACTTTGCCGGGGACGCCCGCATTGTGCTGCGTTCACTGGCCGACGACGGCCGCGGGGCCGCCGGGGGCCACGTGGTGGCGCATTCGCAGGGCGCGATCGCCGCGATGATGGCCGCCGTCGAGCGCCCTGACCTGGTCTTCTCGCTGACGCTCGTGGAACCGGCCTGCCTGTCGCTCACGGCCGACCTGCCTGCCACCGCCGGGCACCGCGCCCTGATGGAGCCCCTGTTTGAGGTCCGGCACCAGCTAGGCGACGACGATTACGAGCGCGAGTTCCTGCACCGCGCCTTCGCCGCGGACACGCCGGAGCCCAGTACCCCCGAAGCGAAGCGCGCTGCGCGCAGGCTGCGGCTGCAGGCACCGCCATGGGAGGCGCCGCTGCAGATCGTGCCGGGTGTTCCCACCCTGGTGCTCACCGGCGGCTGGGAGCCGCTGTACGAGGAGATCGCCGGCTACCTGCGCGAGACCGGTGCCCTGCACCGCATCGCTGCCGGAGGGCACCGGCCCCACGATTCACCGGAGGGCGACCGCTACATCCGGTCATTCATCGCCGAGGTCAGCCAGCGGCAGCAGCCCCGGGCGTCATAA
- the thiC gene encoding phosphomethylpyrimidine synthase ThiC, giving the protein MSTQESQLSPAQIDAAQSETAGNAAGSVTQSLKSHSLAYLEGDGLRVPVTEIALEPSPNGEQNEPLRVYRTAGPGSDPVVGLAPFRSEWITARADTETYDGRERNLLDDGKSAVRRGAASAEWKGARPVPRRAAEGKTVTQMHYARQGVITPEMRFVALRENCDVELVRSELAAGRAIIPSNINHPESEPMIIGKAFLVKINANIGNSAVTSSIAEEVDKLQWATQWGADTVMDLSTGDDIHTTREWLIRNSPVPIGTVPIYQALEKVNGEANALTWEIFRDTVIEQCEQGVDYMTIHAGVLLRYVPLTANRVTGIVSRGGSIMAGWCLAHHQENFLYTHFDELCEIFAKYDVSFSLGDGLRPGATADANDAAQFAELDTLAELTQRAWEYDVQVMVEGPGHIPFHLVRENVERQQELCKGAPFYTLGPLVTDVAPGYDHITSAIGATEIARYGTAMLCYVTPKEHLGLPNKDDVKTGVITYKIAAHAADLAKGHPGANERDDALSKARFEFRWRDQFALSLDPVTAESFHDETLPAEPAKTAHFCSMCGPKFCSMRISQDIRNEYGSAEAQAALAEMAEGMREKSQEFLAAGGKVYLPELRLPESARN; this is encoded by the coding sequence TTGAGCACCCAGGAATCACAGCTGAGCCCTGCCCAAATTGACGCAGCCCAAAGCGAAACCGCCGGTAATGCTGCCGGCAGTGTCACGCAGTCGCTGAAATCCCATTCACTGGCCTACCTGGAAGGTGACGGCCTGCGGGTTCCGGTGACGGAAATCGCCCTGGAGCCCTCACCCAACGGCGAGCAGAACGAGCCGCTGAGGGTTTACCGCACGGCGGGTCCGGGCAGCGACCCCGTGGTGGGCCTCGCGCCGTTCCGTTCGGAATGGATTACGGCCCGCGCGGACACGGAGACGTACGACGGACGTGAACGGAACCTGCTCGACGACGGCAAGTCAGCCGTGCGCCGCGGTGCGGCTTCCGCGGAGTGGAAGGGCGCCCGGCCGGTGCCCCGCCGGGCGGCGGAAGGCAAGACCGTGACGCAGATGCACTATGCGCGGCAGGGCGTCATCACCCCCGAAATGCGTTTCGTGGCCCTCCGCGAAAACTGCGATGTGGAACTGGTCCGCAGCGAACTCGCCGCCGGACGGGCCATCATCCCCAGCAACATCAACCACCCGGAATCCGAGCCGATGATCATCGGCAAGGCGTTCCTGGTGAAGATCAACGCCAATATCGGCAACTCGGCCGTCACCAGCTCCATCGCCGAGGAGGTGGACAAGCTGCAATGGGCCACCCAGTGGGGCGCAGACACGGTCATGGACCTGTCCACGGGCGACGATATCCACACGACGCGTGAGTGGCTCATCCGCAACTCCCCCGTGCCGATCGGCACAGTGCCGATCTACCAGGCCCTGGAAAAGGTCAACGGCGAAGCGAACGCCCTCACGTGGGAAATATTCCGCGACACCGTCATCGAGCAGTGCGAACAGGGCGTGGACTACATGACCATCCACGCCGGCGTGCTGCTGCGGTACGTGCCGCTCACGGCGAACCGCGTGACCGGCATCGTGTCCCGCGGCGGGTCGATCATGGCCGGCTGGTGCCTGGCCCACCACCAGGAAAACTTCCTGTACACCCACTTCGACGAACTCTGCGAGATCTTCGCAAAGTACGACGTCTCCTTCTCCCTGGGCGACGGTCTCCGGCCGGGCGCGACGGCGGACGCCAACGACGCCGCGCAGTTCGCCGAACTGGACACGCTGGCTGAGCTGACCCAGCGGGCCTGGGAGTACGACGTCCAGGTCATGGTCGAGGGGCCGGGGCACATCCCGTTCCACCTGGTGCGCGAGAACGTTGAGCGCCAGCAGGAGCTCTGCAAGGGTGCGCCCTTCTACACGCTCGGACCGCTGGTCACGGACGTGGCCCCCGGCTACGACCACATCACCTCGGCCATCGGTGCCACCGAAATCGCCCGCTACGGCACGGCAATGCTCTGCTACGTCACGCCCAAGGAACACCTGGGCCTGCCGAACAAGGACGATGTGAAGACGGGCGTCATCACATACAAGATCGCCGCGCACGCCGCCGACCTTGCCAAGGGGCACCCCGGCGCGAACGAGCGGGACGATGCCCTGTCCAAGGCCCGGTTCGAGTTCCGGTGGCGCGACCAGTTCGCGCTGTCGCTGGACCCGGTGACGGCCGAGTCCTTCCACGACGAGACACTGCCTGCGGAGCCCGCCAAGACCGCACACTTCTGCTCGATGTGTGGGCCCAAGTTCTGCTCCATGCGGATCAGCCAGGACATCCGGAACGAATACGGCTCAGCCGAAGCGCAGGCCGCCCTCGCCGAGATGGCGGAGGGCATGCGCGAGAAGAGCCAGGAATTCCTCGCTGCAGGCGGAAAGGTCTACCTGCCGGAGCTGCGGCTTCCGGAATCGGCGCGCAACTAG
- a CDS encoding amidohydrolase family protein → MAHIIEFSGPVLTAADKERRGLWSVDGKLTFDPPGRRPDAVLDGWVLPGFADAHCHIGLGPGGAVDDDVAYDQAMTDRNAGTLLVRDAGAASDTRWLQQRDDTPRIIRSGRHIARSRRYLRNFAVEVEPEGLVEAVRKQAREGDGWVKLVGDWIDRTAGDLMPSFPATAVRDAVRAAHDEGARVTAHCFGEDTLDDMLDAGIDCIEHATGLLPRHIPRFVEQQVPIVPTLINIATFPDIAAQAEPKFPRYAGHMRALFSRRRERVLEAYEAGVEIYAGTDAGSVIRHGRIADEILELHAAGLPAPAALDAACWRARRWLGAEGLAEGAAADVVVCREDPRAVPETIRSLSNVVLRGKIIH, encoded by the coding sequence ATGGCGCACATCATCGAATTCAGCGGACCCGTGCTCACTGCTGCGGACAAGGAACGCAGGGGGCTCTGGTCCGTGGACGGGAAGCTGACGTTTGATCCTCCGGGCCGGCGGCCGGACGCCGTCCTGGATGGCTGGGTCCTGCCCGGTTTCGCCGATGCCCACTGCCATATCGGGCTGGGCCCGGGCGGTGCCGTGGACGACGACGTGGCATATGACCAGGCCATGACGGACCGCAACGCCGGGACGCTGCTGGTCCGTGACGCCGGGGCTGCCAGCGACACCCGGTGGCTGCAGCAGCGGGACGACACGCCGCGCATCATCCGGTCCGGCCGGCACATTGCCCGGTCCCGCCGTTACCTGAGGAATTTCGCGGTGGAAGTCGAACCGGAGGGCCTCGTGGAGGCGGTGCGCAAGCAGGCGCGCGAAGGTGATGGCTGGGTCAAGCTGGTGGGGGACTGGATCGACCGGACGGCCGGCGACCTCATGCCGTCGTTCCCGGCCACTGCCGTGCGGGACGCGGTCCGGGCCGCGCACGACGAAGGGGCGAGGGTCACGGCGCACTGCTTCGGCGAGGACACCCTGGATGACATGCTGGACGCAGGTATCGACTGCATCGAGCACGCCACGGGCTTGCTGCCCAGGCACATTCCCCGGTTCGTCGAGCAGCAGGTGCCGATCGTGCCGACACTCATCAACATCGCCACCTTCCCGGACATCGCCGCGCAGGCCGAGCCGAAGTTTCCGCGGTATGCCGGGCACATGCGGGCGCTGTTCTCCCGCCGTCGTGAGCGCGTCCTGGAGGCCTACGAAGCCGGCGTCGAAATTTACGCGGGAACTGACGCCGGCAGCGTGATCCGCCACGGCCGCATCGCGGACGAAATCCTCGAACTGCACGCCGCCGGGCTGCCGGCTCCGGCGGCGCTGGACGCGGCCTGCTGGCGGGCGCGCCGCTGGCTCGGCGCCGAAGGCCTGGCGGAAGGGGCAGCGGCGGACGTGGTGGTCTGCCGGGAGGACCCCCGCGCCGTGCCGGAGACCATCCGCAGCCTCTCGAACGTGGTGCTTCGCGGCAAGATCATCCATTAG
- a CDS encoding VOC family protein yields the protein MTAADSSQDLLPADLTMGTVMLKVGDMKLMTDYYQRALGLDVVAEQDGGLYLGRLNTPLVHLAPAPGLNIPGRGEAGLFHTALLFGDQSSLAATVASAAQYEPQAFVGSADHLVSEAFYFTDPEGNGIELYWDRPRSAWSWEGKNVVMDSLALPPQRYLQEHLTQEAVGGQRGTGAEVGHVHLQVGDVQSAHDFYVGTLGFEKTAGWHGQALFVSAGGYHHHMAMNVWNSRGAGPRRDTLGLGEVLIEVTSGDDVGALADRLKVAGVESHHTGAELRFEDPWRNRLRVAVR from the coding sequence ATGACAGCAGCAGACAGCAGCCAGGACTTGCTTCCTGCCGACCTCACGATGGGCACCGTCATGCTCAAGGTGGGCGACATGAAGCTCATGACCGACTACTACCAGCGCGCCCTCGGGCTCGATGTCGTCGCCGAGCAGGACGGCGGCCTCTACCTTGGCCGGCTCAACACGCCGCTGGTCCACCTCGCTCCCGCTCCGGGCCTCAATATCCCCGGCCGGGGCGAGGCCGGTCTCTTCCACACGGCACTCCTCTTCGGGGACCAGTCCTCGCTCGCCGCCACCGTTGCCAGCGCAGCCCAGTATGAGCCTCAGGCTTTCGTGGGCAGCGCCGACCACCTGGTCAGTGAGGCCTTCTACTTCACCGATCCGGAAGGCAACGGGATAGAACTCTACTGGGACCGCCCGCGTTCGGCATGGTCCTGGGAGGGCAAGAACGTCGTCATGGACAGCCTGGCGCTCCCGCCCCAGCGGTATCTTCAGGAGCACCTCACCCAAGAAGCGGTGGGGGGCCAGCGCGGCACGGGCGCCGAGGTGGGGCATGTCCACCTTCAGGTCGGCGACGTGCAGTCAGCCCACGACTTCTACGTCGGCACCCTGGGATTCGAAAAAACGGCGGGCTGGCACGGCCAAGCCCTGTTTGTGTCCGCCGGCGGCTACCACCACCACATGGCCATGAACGTCTGGAACAGCCGCGGCGCCGGTCCGCGCCGGGACACCCTGGGCCTCGGCGAGGTTCTCATCGAGGTCACGTCGGGGGACGACGTCGGCGCCCTCGCCGACCGCCTCAAGGTCGCCGGAGTCGAATCGCACCACACCGGCGCCGAGCTCCGGTTCGAGGATCCGTGGCGCAACCGCCTTCGCGTCGCTGTTCGATAA
- a CDS encoding RNA-binding protein, producing MLAEALEHLVRGIVDSPEDVKVSAKNNRRGDTLEVRVHQEDLGRVIGRQGRTARALRTVVAALADGEQVRVDVVDTDRRR from the coding sequence TTGCTGGCAGAAGCGCTCGAACACCTTGTCCGCGGCATTGTCGACTCCCCTGAGGACGTCAAGGTCAGCGCCAAGAACAACCGCCGCGGGGATACCCTCGAGGTGCGCGTTCACCAGGAAGACCTGGGACGGGTAATCGGACGCCAGGGCCGCACCGCCCGCGCACTGCGCACGGTCGTGGCGGCGCTGGCAGATGGCGAGCAGGTCAGGGTCGACGTCGTCGACACCGACCGCCGCCGGTAA
- the rimM gene encoding ribosome maturation factor RimM (Essential for efficient processing of 16S rRNA): protein MQLQVARIGKPHGIRGEVTVQVLTDAPEDRFLPGTEFVVEPASAGPLTVRSARWNKDILLLGFEEVADRNRAETLRGAKLFIETEELDDDDDEGWYEHELVGLEARVGSQTVGKVAALNTMPVQDLLVVETPDGKEILIPFVEQIVPEVNIEEGFVLLTPPDGLFEINEEGGAEDPETRGSDSAEDSDEDPTVEDAEPEAKA, encoded by the coding sequence ATGCAGCTTCAGGTGGCCCGTATCGGCAAGCCCCACGGAATCCGCGGCGAGGTGACCGTCCAGGTGCTCACCGACGCGCCGGAGGACCGGTTCCTTCCCGGTACCGAGTTCGTGGTGGAGCCCGCCTCCGCCGGGCCGCTCACCGTGCGCAGCGCCCGCTGGAACAAGGACATCCTCCTGCTCGGATTCGAGGAGGTGGCCGACCGGAACCGCGCCGAGACCCTGCGCGGCGCCAAGCTGTTCATCGAGACTGAAGAGCTGGACGATGACGATGACGAGGGCTGGTACGAGCACGAGCTCGTCGGCCTCGAGGCCCGCGTCGGCTCCCAGACGGTGGGCAAGGTCGCCGCCCTGAACACCATGCCGGTGCAGGACCTGCTCGTCGTCGAAACCCCTGACGGCAAGGAAATCCTCATCCCGTTCGTGGAACAGATCGTCCCCGAGGTTAACATCGAGGAGGGCTTCGTCCTGCTCACCCCGCCGGACGGCCTGTTCGAGATCAACGAGGAAGGCGGCGCGGAGGACCCGGAGACCAGGGGCTCGGATTCCGCTGAGGACTCCGATGAGGACCCCACCGTGGAAGACGCCGAGCCGGAGGCCAAAGCGTAG